In a genomic window of Muntiacus reevesi chromosome 1, mMunRee1.1, whole genome shotgun sequence:
- the B3GNT3 gene encoding N-acetyllactosaminide beta-1,3-N-acetylglucosaminyltransferase 3, which produces MKCSRPLRKEAAVALLLATFLLLFFSLHQSPPSCPRLKEPPRAPKAADRPSPPFRPPPAPCQPNTSMAALPDFAGQPQHIRDFLLYKHCRDFALLQEVPPDKCADPVFLLLVIKSSPSNYERRELVRRTWGRERQILGARLRRLFLLGTDSNALEARKVNRLLAMEARTHGDILQWDFHDSFFNLTLKQVLFLQWQRTRCTNASFLLNGDDDVFAHTDNMVAYLQSHNPDHHLFVGHLIHNVGPIRVPWSKYYVPKVVMEGEHYPPYCGGGGFLLSRFTATALRHASHALDLFPIDDVFLGMCLKREGLEPASHSGIRTGGVQSPSSRLSSFDPCFYRDLLLVHRFLPYEMLLMWDALSQPNLTCGRQRQVY; this is translated from the exons ATGAAGTGTTCCCGTCCCCTGCGGAAAGAGGCGGCCGTGGCTCTGCTCCTAgccaccttcctcctcctcttcttcagtCTGCACCAGTCACCACCCAGCTGCCCCCGCCTGAAGGAGCCGCCGCGCGCCCCcaaggctgcggaccggccctcCCCGCCCTTccggcccccgcccgccccctgcCAGCCCAACACCTCCATGGCGGCCCTGCCGGACTTCGCGGGGCAGCCGCAGCACATCCGCGACTTCCTGCTCTACAAACACTGCCGCGACTTCGCGTTGCTGCAGGAAGTGCCGCCCGACAAGTGTGCGGACCCTGTCTTCCTGCTGTTGGTGATCAAGTCCTCGCCCAGCAACTACGAGCGCCGGGAGCTGGTGCGGCGCACGTGGGGCCGGGAGCGCCAGATTCTCGGCGCCCGGCTGCGCCGCCTCTTCCTCCTGGGCACCGACTCCAACGCGCTGGAGGCGCGCAAGGTCAACCGGCTGTTGGCCATGGAGGCGCGGACGCACGGGGACATCCTGCAGTGGGATTTCCACGACTCGTTCTTCAACCTCACGCTGAAGCAG GTGCTCTTCCTACAGTGGCAGAGGACACGGTGCACCAATGCCAGCTTTCTGCTCAATGGGGATGATGACGTCTTTGCCCACACAGACAACATGGTCGCCTACCTGCAGAGCCACAACCCTGACCACCACCTCTTTGTGGGGCACCTGATCCACAATGTGGGCCCCATCCGGGTTCCATGGAGCAAGTACTACGTGCCAAAGGTGGTCATGGAGGGGGAGCACTACCCCCCCTACTGCGGGGGTGGTGGCTTCCTGCTGTCACGCTTCACGGCCACCGCCCTGCGCCACGCCTCCCACGCCCTGGACCTCTTCCCCATCGATGATGTCTTCCTGGGCATGTGCCTGAAGCGGGAGGGCCTGGAGCCCGCCTCACACAGTGGTATCCGCACAGGAGGCGTTCAGTCCCCTTCCAGCCGCCTGTCCTCCTTTGACCCCTGCTTCTACCGAGACCTCCTGCTGGTGCACCGCTTCCTGCCCTACGAGATGCTGCTCATGTGGGACGCGCTGAGCCAGCCCAACCTCACCTGTGGCAGGCAGAGACAGGTCTACTGA